In a genomic window of Streptomyces koelreuteriae:
- a CDS encoding NAD(P)/FAD-dependent oxidoreductase, producing the protein MSRPRIVIVGAGFAGYRAARTLARQTRGRAHITLLNPTDYFLYLPLLPQVAAGVLEPRRVTVSLSDTLPHVRLVLGEADRIDLDGRTLHYTGPEGDGGTLAYDRLVLAAGSVNKLLPVPGVAEHAHGFRGLPEALYLRDHVTRQVELAAAADDPKSCAARCTFVVVGAGYTGTEVAAHGQMFTDAQVRKHPLRQGMRPRWILLDVASRVLPEMDARLSETADRVLRQRGVDVRTGTSVKEATRDGVVLSDGEFVETRTLVWCVGVRPDPLVESLGLPMEKGRLLVDPHLQVPGRPELFACGDVAAVPDLENPGSYTPMTAQHAWRHGKVAAENVAASLGLGGASTPYRHRDLGFVVDLGGAKAAANPLGVPLSGIPAGAVTRGYHLAAMPGNRVRVAADWLLDAVLPRQAVQLGLVRSWSVPLDTASPEVARVPGGPGRRREADARSGPGAAIQADTYDGGTGTGPGKGRAGNEPAKGQPGSGVTQVQPGSGAAERRSETELAKGRPSGERARTWPADKPAKGPLGDPRSRSGAGGEPAEGRAGGEWAEGRPGGERAEGQPGGERAEGQPGGEPARDQPGGEPAKNQPGGEPARSQPGGERAEEQPGREPARNQPGGEPAKNQPGGEPAKNQPGGEPAKNQPVPAPQPPDDQPPPGPGIAPGPVKRSDPPDDSAKGDS; encoded by the coding sequence GTGAGTCGACCCCGCATCGTGATCGTCGGTGCCGGCTTCGCCGGTTACCGGGCGGCGCGCACCCTTGCCCGGCAGACCCGGGGCCGGGCCCACATCACCCTGCTGAACCCGACCGACTACTTCCTGTACCTGCCGCTGCTGCCCCAGGTCGCGGCCGGTGTGCTGGAACCGCGCCGGGTCACGGTCTCCCTCTCGGACACGCTGCCGCACGTACGCCTGGTGCTCGGCGAGGCCGACCGGATCGACCTCGACGGACGCACCCTGCACTACACCGGCCCCGAGGGCGACGGCGGCACCCTCGCCTACGACCGGCTGGTGCTCGCCGCCGGCAGTGTCAACAAGCTGCTGCCCGTCCCGGGCGTCGCCGAGCACGCGCACGGCTTCCGCGGGCTGCCCGAGGCGCTCTATCTGCGCGACCACGTGACCCGGCAGGTGGAACTGGCAGCCGCCGCCGACGACCCGAAGTCGTGCGCAGCGCGCTGCACCTTCGTCGTGGTCGGCGCCGGATACACCGGCACCGAGGTCGCCGCCCACGGGCAGATGTTCACCGACGCGCAGGTCCGCAAGCACCCGCTGCGCCAGGGCATGCGACCGCGCTGGATCCTGCTGGACGTGGCGTCGCGGGTGCTGCCCGAGATGGACGCCAGGCTCTCCGAGACGGCCGACCGGGTGCTGCGGCAGCGGGGCGTGGACGTGCGGACGGGGACCTCCGTGAAGGAGGCCACGCGCGACGGGGTCGTGCTGAGCGACGGCGAGTTCGTCGAGACCCGGACGCTGGTGTGGTGCGTGGGCGTACGGCCCGACCCGCTGGTGGAGTCCCTCGGGCTGCCCATGGAGAAGGGGCGGCTGCTCGTCGACCCGCATCTCCAGGTGCCCGGGCGGCCGGAGCTGTTCGCGTGCGGTGACGTGGCCGCGGTGCCCGATCTGGAGAACCCGGGCAGCTACACGCCGATGACCGCGCAGCACGCCTGGCGGCACGGCAAGGTCGCGGCCGAGAACGTCGCCGCGTCGCTCGGCCTCGGCGGGGCGAGCACGCCCTACCGCCACCGTGACCTGGGCTTCGTCGTCGACCTGGGCGGTGCGAAGGCCGCCGCCAACCCGCTCGGCGTGCCGCTGTCGGGCATACCGGCGGGTGCGGTGACGCGGGGCTACCATCTCGCCGCCATGCCCGGCAACCGGGTCCGGGTCGCCGCCGACTGGCTGCTGGACGCCGTACTGCCGCGCCAGGCCGTGCAGTTGGGGCTCGTACGGTCCTGGTCCGTGCCCCTGGACACGGCGTCGCCGGAGGTGGCCCGGGTGCCGGGCGGGCCTGGGCGGCGACGGGAGGCCGACGCGCGCTCGGGGCCGGGCGCCGCGATCCAGGCCGACACATACGACGGGGGGACCGGCACCGGGCCCGGGAAGGGCCGGGCCGGGAACGAGCCCGCGAAGGGGCAGCCCGGATCCGGGGTGACGCAGGTACAGCCCGGATCCGGGGCCGCGGAGCGCCGCTCGGAGACAGAACTCGCCAAGGGCCGGCCGAGCGGAGAACGGGCCAGGACCTGGCCCGCCGACAAGCCCGCCAAGGGCCCGCTCGGCGACCCGCGGTCCAGGAGCGGGGCCGGGGGTGAGCCCGCCGAGGGGCGGGCGGGTGGCGAGTGGGCCGAGGGGCGGCCGGGCGGTGAGCGTGCCGAGGGGCAGCCGGGTGGTGAGCGTGCCGAGGGGCAGCCGGGTGGTGAGCCCGCGCGGGATCAGCCCGGCGGAGAGCCTGCGAAGAATCAGCCGGGTGGTGAGCCCGCGCGGAGTCAGCCGGGTGGTGAGCGTGCCGAGGAGCAGCCGGGCCGGGAGCCCGCGCGGAATCAGCCGGGTGGTGAGCCTGCGAAGAATCAGCCGGGTGGTGAGCCTGCCAAGAACCAGCCCGGCGGTGAGCCCGC
- a CDS encoding LLM class F420-dependent oxidoreductase has translation MPEYGYFLSCEQYGPAELIEQARMAEQAGFQALWISDHYHPWNDEQGQSPFVWSVIGALSEAVSLPVETAVTCPTVRMHPAVVAQAAATSAVMTAGRFRLGVGSGEALNEHILGDHWPPAHVRLDMLEEAIQVMRRLFTGEEVNHHGPHYTVENARLYTVPDEPVPIDISGFGPAATQLASRVGDGYITMAPDETMVEQYRKGGGGGKPVSGGTKVCYDTDGEEAVRTVHRLWANEQLPGELGQVLPSPKHFEQAQRLVTEDMVRENRVCGDDVEAHVAELKRFSDAGFDRVYVNQIGPDLRGFFDFYRTKVLPQLQQDL, from the coding sequence ATGCCCGAGTACGGCTATTTCCTCTCGTGCGAGCAGTACGGACCCGCCGAGCTGATCGAGCAGGCCCGGATGGCCGAGCAGGCCGGGTTCCAGGCGCTGTGGATCTCGGACCACTACCACCCGTGGAACGACGAGCAGGGCCAGAGCCCGTTCGTCTGGTCGGTGATCGGCGCGCTGTCCGAGGCGGTGTCGCTGCCGGTCGAGACGGCGGTGACCTGTCCGACCGTGCGGATGCACCCGGCGGTGGTGGCACAGGCCGCAGCGACCAGCGCGGTGATGACGGCGGGCCGCTTCCGGCTCGGCGTCGGCTCCGGCGAGGCGCTCAACGAGCACATCCTCGGTGACCACTGGCCGCCGGCCCATGTCCGTCTGGACATGCTGGAGGAGGCGATCCAGGTGATGCGCCGGCTGTTCACGGGCGAGGAGGTCAACCATCACGGGCCGCACTACACGGTGGAGAACGCCCGTCTGTACACGGTGCCGGACGAGCCGGTCCCGATCGACATCTCCGGCTTCGGCCCGGCGGCGACCCAGCTCGCGTCCCGCGTCGGCGACGGCTACATCACCATGGCGCCGGACGAGACGATGGTGGAGCAGTACCGCAAGGGCGGAGGCGGCGGAAAGCCGGTCAGCGGCGGCACCAAGGTCTGCTACGACACCGACGGGGAGGAGGCCGTACGCACCGTCCACCGGCTCTGGGCGAACGAGCAACTGCCGGGGGAACTGGGCCAGGTGCTGCCCTCCCCGAAACACTTCGAGCAGGCGCAGCGGCTCGTCACCGAGGACATGGTGCGCGAGAACCGGGTGTGCGGCGACGACGTCGAGGCACACGTCGCCGAGCTGAAGCGGTTCTCCGACGCGGGCTTCGACCGGGTCTACGTCAACCAGATCGGCCCCGACCTGCGCGGCTTCTTCGACTTCTACCGCACGAAGGTGCTGCCGCAGCTCCAGCAGGACCTCTGA
- a CDS encoding phage holin family protein: MKPMDHLEHLDKHLVDELAQVARETVRDELREQTRKQRRRATLYAASGALALYAGAALALAVGLALALGLPGWAAALITAVLLGAAAYVLRGMARPDRPGSGQGADAVPGREEAGRAGAAADGLPYPPVPPAPPHVPPRPTDAPDVPRPRA; this comes from the coding sequence ATGAAGCCGATGGATCACCTGGAGCATCTGGACAAGCATCTGGTTGACGAGCTGGCACAGGTGGCGCGTGAGACCGTGCGGGACGAACTGCGCGAGCAGACCCGCAAGCAGCGCCGCCGGGCGACCCTGTACGCCGCGTCCGGCGCCCTCGCCCTGTACGCGGGCGCGGCCCTCGCCCTCGCCGTGGGACTGGCCCTCGCCCTCGGACTGCCCGGCTGGGCGGCGGCGCTGATCACCGCCGTGCTCCTGGGCGCCGCGGCCTATGTGCTGCGTGGCATGGCCCGGCCGGACCGCCCGGGTTCCGGGCAGGGGGCCGACGCGGTCCCGGGCCGTGAGGAAGCGGGCCGGGCCGGCGCGGCGGCCGACGGTCTGCCGTATCCGCCCGTGCCGCCGGCCCCGCCCCACGTGCCTCCGCGGCCGACCGACGCCCCGGACGTGCCCCGCCCCAGGGCCTGA
- a CDS encoding VOC family protein, producing MEILGATLRVCVDDLETAIPFYERLAGGTAQRFERGGVEVAAIGCFLLMSGPPAELEVLRKVSATIAVKDVDDTHRVLTELGAHIVAGPIASPAGRNLIALHPDGSIYEYVDRNA from the coding sequence ATGGAGATTCTGGGTGCAACACTGCGCGTCTGCGTCGACGACCTCGAGACCGCGATCCCCTTCTACGAACGGCTGGCGGGCGGCACCGCCCAGCGCTTCGAACGGGGCGGTGTCGAGGTGGCGGCGATCGGCTGCTTCCTGCTGATGAGCGGTCCCCCGGCCGAACTGGAGGTGCTGCGCAAGGTGTCCGCGACGATCGCCGTCAAGGACGTCGACGACACCCACCGGGTGCTCACCGAACTCGGCGCCCACATCGTCGCGGGCCCCATCGCGTCACCGGCCGGCCGCAATCTGATCGCGCTGCACCCGGACGGGTCGATCTACGAGTACGTGGACCGCAACGCGTAA
- a CDS encoding GNAT family N-acetyltransferase has product MPHNASRYLAEGPRVGIRHFTYGDGAEFTARARESKDLHHPWLFPPESAQAYTAYAGRLIEDPSKAGFLVCEKDEVREQDGGAIAGFININNIVEGGFQCGALGYGAFAHAAGRGLMREGLDLVVRYAFGPMRLHRLEINVQPGNAASIALARGCGFRLEGFSPKMLFVDGAWRDHERWAITAETVTGPDRH; this is encoded by the coding sequence GTGCCGCACAACGCATCCCGCTACCTCGCCGAAGGCCCCCGGGTGGGCATCCGCCACTTCACCTACGGGGACGGCGCCGAGTTCACCGCCCGGGCACGGGAGAGCAAGGACCTGCACCACCCCTGGCTCTTCCCGCCCGAGAGCGCCCAGGCCTACACCGCGTACGCCGGGCGGCTCATCGAGGACCCGTCCAAGGCCGGCTTCCTCGTCTGCGAGAAGGACGAGGTCCGCGAGCAGGACGGCGGGGCCATCGCCGGGTTCATCAACATCAACAACATCGTCGAGGGCGGCTTCCAGTGCGGGGCGCTGGGCTACGGCGCCTTCGCGCACGCCGCCGGGCGGGGGCTGATGCGCGAAGGGCTGGACCTCGTCGTGCGGTACGCGTTCGGCCCGATGCGGCTGCACCGGCTGGAGATCAACGTCCAGCCGGGGAACGCCGCGTCGATCGCCCTGGCCCGCGGCTGCGGGTTCCGCCTGGAGGGCTTCTCGCCGAAGATGCTCTTCGTCGACGGGGCCTGGCGCGACCACGAACGCTGGGCGATCACCGCCGAGACGGTCACGGGGCCGGACCGGCACTGA
- a CDS encoding CocE/NonD family hydrolase, which produces MSRRVPRSRAPLALALGAALAAPLALTPPATAAADSYTVTPLKFTVRAGDRTCTVDADLYRPAGVDRNRRAPAVLGTNGFGGSKSDGSTDTIGKAFAQRGYVSLIYSGLGFGRSGCLISLDDPAVDGAATARLVDFLGGTRAADDGTKADFVTLDRPGDPRVGMIGGSYGGAVQLATAAVDHRLDALVPMITWNDLAYALDPNNATGGNGVPGVFKWQWTNGFYLIGEGQPLLQPSLDPSRINRLSCLHFVTKACRTIHTLNSGSYPADRTAELLAFARSVSPASYLHRVKAPTLLVQGQADTLFNLNEATATYRTLRAQGTPVKMIWQSWGHSGGLTGPAAGELDLSKGNLETSYVGRRVLAWFDRHLRGRTQTDTGPAFAYHRDWITDPDRAYATAGHLPAPSRTLYLSGDGKLVDNRNKVARGSRKYTNWLTPTSHSESSLAGLIGLPDTPPHDTEGTYLGWTSAPLSHPLDVVGAPRATLKVHSPKAERTQNSGDAADKLVLFAKLYDIAPDGTRTLVRRLVAPVRVPDVTKSFTVTLPGIVHRYDKGHRLRFVIAASDDAYFGNRGVKPVTVVSGPRNTGVLRLPVVGS; this is translated from the coding sequence GTGTCCCGACGCGTGCCCAGATCCCGCGCGCCGCTCGCTCTCGCTCTGGGCGCCGCCCTGGCCGCCCCCCTCGCCCTCACGCCGCCCGCCACCGCCGCGGCGGACTCCTACACCGTCACCCCGCTGAAGTTCACCGTCCGCGCGGGCGACCGGACCTGCACGGTCGACGCCGACCTGTACCGCCCGGCCGGCGTGGACCGGAACCGCCGGGCGCCCGCCGTGCTCGGCACGAACGGCTTCGGCGGCAGCAAGTCGGACGGTTCGACGGACACCATCGGCAAGGCCTTCGCCCAGCGCGGCTACGTCTCCCTCATCTACTCCGGCCTGGGATTCGGCCGCAGCGGCTGTCTCATCTCCCTCGACGACCCGGCCGTCGACGGTGCCGCCACCGCGCGGCTGGTCGACTTCCTGGGCGGCACACGCGCCGCCGACGACGGCACCAAGGCCGACTTCGTCACCCTCGACCGGCCCGGCGACCCGCGCGTCGGCATGATCGGCGGCTCCTACGGCGGCGCCGTCCAGCTCGCCACGGCCGCCGTCGACCACCGCCTCGACGCCCTCGTCCCCATGATCACCTGGAACGACCTGGCGTACGCGCTGGACCCCAACAACGCCACCGGCGGCAACGGCGTCCCCGGCGTCTTCAAATGGCAGTGGACCAACGGCTTCTACCTCATCGGCGAAGGCCAGCCCCTGCTCCAGCCCAGCCTCGACCCCTCCCGCATCAACCGCCTCTCCTGTCTGCACTTCGTCACCAAGGCCTGCCGCACCATCCACACGCTCAACTCCGGCAGCTACCCCGCCGACCGGACCGCCGAGCTGCTCGCCTTCGCCCGCAGCGTCTCCCCGGCCTCCTACCTCCACCGTGTCAAGGCACCCACCCTGCTGGTCCAGGGGCAGGCCGACACCCTCTTCAACCTCAACGAGGCGACGGCGACGTACCGGACGCTCCGCGCCCAGGGCACCCCCGTGAAGATGATCTGGCAGTCCTGGGGGCACAGCGGCGGGCTCACCGGCCCCGCCGCCGGTGAACTCGATCTGTCGAAGGGCAACCTGGAGACCAGCTACGTAGGGCGGCGCGTCCTCGCCTGGTTCGACCGCCATCTGCGCGGCCGGACGCAGACCGACACGGGACCTGCCTTCGCCTACCACCGGGACTGGATCACCGACCCGGACCGCGCCTACGCCACCGCCGGCCACCTCCCGGCCCCGAGCCGGACGCTGTATCTCTCCGGCGACGGCAAGCTCGTCGACAACCGGAACAAGGTGGCCCGGGGCAGCCGCAAGTACACCAACTGGCTGACCCCCACCAGCCATTCGGAGAGCTCCCTGGCCGGTCTCATCGGCCTGCCCGACACCCCACCGCACGACACCGAGGGCACCTACCTCGGCTGGACCAGCGCACCCTTGTCCCACCCCCTCGACGTGGTGGGCGCGCCCCGGGCCACGCTCAAGGTGCACTCCCCGAAGGCCGAGCGCACCCAGAACTCCGGCGACGCGGCCGACAAGCTCGTTCTGTTCGCCAAGCTCTACGACATCGCCCCCGACGGCACCCGCACCCTGGTGCGCCGCCTGGTCGCGCCGGTCCGGGTCCCGGACGTGACCAAGAGCTTCACCGTCACGCTGCCCGGGATCGTGCACCGGTACGACAAGGGGCACCGGCTGCGGTTCGTGATCGCGGCGAGCGACGACGCGTACTTCGGCAACCGGGGCGTCAAACCGGTGACCGTGGTCAGCGGGCCGCGGAACACCGGGGTGCTCCGGCTGCCGGTGGTCGGTTCCTGA
- a CDS encoding S66 peptidase family protein, with amino-acid sequence MNQLLRPPRLAPGARVAVVAPSGPVPEERLQSGLDLLRGWDLDPVVAPHVLGRNRALDYLSGTDAERAADLQGAWCDPSVSAVLCARGGYGAQRMVDLLDWAAMRAAGPKVFAGFSDITVLHQAFATRLGLVTLYGPAVAGVDFLKSARAQEHLRATLFEPESVRTVTAVPPGRRALVPGRARGVTLGGCLSLLASDLGTPHAHPAARGGLLLIEDVGESPYRLDRYLTQLLRGGWLDGVAGVVLGSWAACGPYEEVRAVFADRLGGLGVPVVEEFGFGHGDDALTMPLGTAAELDAGAGTLTFDEPVLS; translated from the coding sequence GTGAACCAGCTTCTGCGACCTCCCCGGCTCGCCCCCGGCGCCCGGGTCGCCGTCGTCGCGCCGAGCGGGCCCGTGCCCGAGGAGCGGCTCCAGTCCGGGCTCGACCTCCTGCGCGGCTGGGACCTCGACCCCGTCGTGGCACCCCATGTGCTCGGCAGGAACCGGGCGTTGGACTACCTGTCCGGCACGGACGCCGAGCGGGCCGCCGATCTGCAGGGCGCCTGGTGCGACCCATCCGTGTCCGCGGTGCTGTGCGCCCGGGGCGGATACGGGGCGCAGCGCATGGTCGACCTGCTCGACTGGGCGGCGATGCGGGCGGCCGGACCGAAGGTGTTCGCCGGGTTCAGCGACATCACCGTCCTGCACCAGGCCTTCGCCACCCGCCTCGGACTGGTCACCCTGTACGGCCCCGCGGTCGCCGGTGTCGACTTCCTCAAGAGTGCCCGGGCCCAGGAACATCTGCGGGCGACCCTCTTCGAGCCGGAGTCCGTGCGGACCGTCACGGCCGTGCCCCCGGGACGCCGCGCGCTGGTGCCCGGACGGGCCCGGGGCGTCACCCTGGGCGGCTGTCTGAGCCTGCTCGCCAGCGACCTCGGCACCCCGCACGCCCACCCGGCGGCCCGGGGCGGGCTGCTGCTGATCGAGGACGTCGGCGAGAGCCCCTACCGCCTCGACCGATATCTGACCCAACTGCTGCGCGGCGGCTGGCTGGACGGGGTCGCCGGGGTCGTGCTCGGGTCCTGGGCGGCCTGCGGCCCGTACGAGGAGGTGCGCGCGGTCTTCGCCGACCGGCTCGGCGGACTCGGTGTCCCGGTCGTGGAGGAGTTCGGGTTCGGGCACGGCGACGACGCGCTGACGATGCCCCTGGGGACGGCGGCCGAACTGGACGCCGGGGCGGGCACGTTGACCTTCGACGAACCGGTCCTGAGCTGA
- a CDS encoding S9 family peptidase: MGESVRTLAYGAWPSPIDAALAAEHDGHPEYVGFVGEEVWWTEPRPAEGGRRTLVRRHADGTEEAVLPAPWNVRSRVIEYGGHPWAAHTGDDGPLVVFVNFADQRLYRYEPGSEPRPLTPVSPVGGGLRWAEPLPMPGRGEVWCVLEEFTGDGPTDVRRVPAAVPLDGSAAQDRDAVRELTDARHRFVTGPKLSPDGRRAAWLAWDHPRMPWDGTELVLADVGEDGALHDARTVAGGPGESIAQADWTHDGRLLHASDRSGWWNLHLDGEPVCPREEEFGGALWKLGMRWFAPLDSGLVAVVHGRGATALGILDPETGEVVDAAGPWTEFAPTLAAHGDRVVAVGASPRSAYEVVELDAATGHARVIGAEHDDAVDPAYYPEPQIRAFTGPDGRDIHAHIYPPHHPGCVAPGDELPPYVVWAHGGPTGRAPLVLDLEIAYFTSRGIGVAEVNYGGSTGYGRPYRERLREQWGVVDVEDCAAVALALADEGTADRERLAVRGGSAGGWTAAASLTTTGVYACGTIKYPILDLTGWGTGETHDFESRYLESLIGPLAEVPARYAERSPATHADRLRVPFLLLQGLDDPICPPVQCERFLARLEGRRVPHAYLAFEGEGHGFRRAETMVRALEAELSLYAQVFRLDPHGIPTLELGPFRWTSAASRRPARPLAARREGPGGSAT, from the coding sequence GTGGGGGAGAGCGTGCGGACGCTGGCGTACGGGGCGTGGCCCTCGCCCATCGACGCGGCCCTGGCCGCCGAGCACGACGGGCACCCGGAGTACGTGGGCTTCGTCGGCGAGGAGGTGTGGTGGACCGAGCCCCGCCCCGCCGAGGGCGGCCGGCGCACCCTGGTGCGCCGGCACGCCGACGGCACGGAGGAGGCGGTGCTGCCGGCGCCGTGGAACGTGCGCAGCCGGGTCATCGAGTACGGCGGCCACCCCTGGGCCGCGCACACGGGCGACGACGGCCCGCTGGTGGTGTTCGTCAACTTCGCCGACCAGCGGCTCTACCGGTACGAGCCGGGCTCGGAGCCCCGCCCCCTCACACCGGTGTCCCCCGTCGGCGGGGGCCTGCGCTGGGCCGAGCCGCTGCCGATGCCCGGGCGGGGCGAAGTGTGGTGCGTGCTGGAGGAGTTCACCGGCGACGGACCCACCGATGTGCGCCGCGTCCCGGCCGCGGTCCCGCTCGACGGCTCCGCCGCCCAGGATCGGGACGCCGTACGCGAACTCACCGACGCCCGGCACCGGTTCGTGACGGGCCCGAAGCTCTCGCCCGACGGGCGGCGGGCGGCCTGGCTCGCCTGGGACCATCCGCGCATGCCGTGGGACGGCACCGAACTGGTCCTCGCCGACGTCGGCGAGGACGGCGCGCTGCACGACGCCCGGACCGTGGCCGGCGGGCCCGGCGAGTCCATCGCCCAGGCCGACTGGACCCACGACGGTCGCCTCCTGCACGCGAGCGACCGCAGCGGCTGGTGGAACCTCCACCTCGACGGGGAGCCGGTGTGCCCGCGCGAGGAGGAGTTCGGCGGGGCGCTGTGGAAGCTCGGCATGCGCTGGTTCGCGCCGCTCGACAGCGGCCTGGTCGCCGTCGTGCACGGCCGGGGCGCCACCGCCCTGGGCATCCTGGACCCCGAGACCGGGGAGGTCGTCGACGCGGCCGGGCCCTGGACCGAGTTCGCGCCCACCCTCGCCGCGCACGGCGACCGGGTCGTCGCCGTCGGGGCCAGCCCGCGCAGCGCCTACGAGGTCGTGGAACTGGACGCCGCCACCGGCCACGCCCGCGTCATCGGCGCCGAGCACGACGATGCCGTGGACCCCGCCTACTACCCCGAGCCGCAGATCCGCGCCTTCACCGGCCCGGACGGACGCGACATCCACGCCCACATCTACCCGCCGCACCACCCCGGCTGTGTCGCGCCCGGCGACGAACTGCCGCCGTACGTCGTCTGGGCACACGGCGGGCCCACCGGCCGCGCGCCGCTCGTGCTCGACCTGGAGATCGCCTACTTCACCTCGCGCGGCATCGGCGTCGCCGAGGTGAACTACGGCGGCTCCACCGGCTACGGCCGCCCCTACCGCGAGCGGCTGCGCGAGCAGTGGGGCGTGGTGGACGTCGAGGACTGCGCCGCCGTCGCCCTGGCCCTCGCCGACGAGGGCACCGCCGACCGCGAGCGGCTCGCCGTCCGGGGCGGCAGCGCGGGCGGCTGGACCGCGGCCGCCTCGCTCACCACGACCGGCGTCTACGCCTGCGGCACGATCAAGTACCCCATCCTGGATCTCACCGGCTGGGGCACGGGGGAGACCCACGATTTCGAGTCGCGGTATCTGGAGAGCCTGATCGGGCCGCTCGCCGAGGTGCCCGCCCGGTACGCGGAGCGCTCGCCCGCCACCCACGCCGACCGCCTCCGCGTGCCGTTCCTGCTGCTCCAGGGCCTGGACGACCCGATCTGCCCGCCCGTCCAGTGCGAGCGGTTCCTGGCCCGGCTCGAGGGCCGACGGGTGCCGCACGCCTATCTCGCCTTCGAGGGGGAGGGGCACGGGTTCCGGCGGGCCGAGACCATGGTGCGCGCCCTGGAGGCCGAACTCTCCCTGTACGCCCAGGTGTTCCGGCTCGATCCGCACGGCATCCCGACTCTGGAGCTGGGGCCCTTCCGGTGGACCTCCGCGGCGTCGCGACGCCCGGCACGCCCGCTCGCCGCACGGCGGGAAGGGCCAGGTGGCTCCGCCACATGA
- a CDS encoding M20/M25/M40 family metallo-hydrolase translates to MAEQVDGQALDEVVTYTSDLIRIDTTNRGGGDCQERPAAEYAAARLAEAGIEPTLLERTKGRTNVVARVEGTDPSADALLLHGHLDVVPAEAADWTVHPFSGEVRDGVVWGRGAVDMKNMDAMILAVLRGWARQGVRPRRDIVIAFTADEEASAEDGSGFLADEHAALFEGCTEGISESGAFTFHDGNGRQIYPIAAGERGTSWLKLTARGRAGHGSKVNRDNAVTRLSAAITRIGEHEWPLRPTETVRAALTELAALYGIDSDLTDVDALLDKLGPAAKLVESTVRNSANPTMLNAGYKVNVIPGEAVAQVDGRYLPGGEDEFRETLDRLTGPHVEWEFHHREVALESPVDSATFARMRAAVEEFAPEGHVVPYCMSGGTDAKQFSRLGITGYGFTPLKLPEGYDYGAMFHGVDERVPVEALHFGVRVLDRFLRTA, encoded by the coding sequence ATGGCTGAGCAGGTGGACGGGCAGGCGCTGGACGAGGTCGTGACGTACACGTCCGACCTGATCCGGATCGACACCACCAACCGGGGCGGGGGCGACTGCCAGGAGCGGCCCGCCGCCGAGTACGCCGCCGCGCGGCTCGCCGAGGCCGGGATCGAGCCGACGCTCCTGGAGCGCACCAAGGGCCGGACCAATGTCGTCGCCCGCGTCGAGGGCACCGACCCCTCGGCCGACGCGCTGCTGCTCCACGGCCATCTGGACGTCGTCCCCGCCGAGGCCGCCGACTGGACCGTGCACCCCTTCTCCGGGGAGGTCCGCGACGGGGTCGTCTGGGGGCGCGGCGCCGTCGACATGAAGAACATGGACGCGATGATCCTCGCCGTGCTGCGCGGCTGGGCGCGCCAGGGCGTACGGCCCCGGCGGGACATCGTCATCGCGTTCACCGCGGACGAGGAGGCCAGCGCCGAGGACGGCTCCGGGTTCCTCGCCGACGAACACGCGGCACTGTTCGAGGGCTGCACCGAGGGCATCAGCGAGTCGGGCGCCTTCACCTTCCACGACGGCAACGGACGGCAGATCTACCCGATCGCGGCCGGGGAACGCGGCACCTCCTGGCTGAAGCTCACCGCCCGCGGACGCGCCGGGCACGGCTCCAAGGTGAACCGGGACAACGCGGTCACCCGGCTGTCGGCCGCGATCACCCGGATCGGCGAGCACGAATGGCCCCTGCGGCCGACCGAGACCGTACGCGCGGCGCTCACCGAACTCGCCGCGCTCTACGGCATCGACAGCGACCTGACGGACGTCGACGCGCTGCTCGACAAGCTGGGCCCCGCCGCGAAGCTCGTCGAGTCGACCGTACGCAACAGCGCCAACCCGACGATGCTGAACGCGGGTTACAAGGTCAATGTGATCCCCGGGGAGGCCGTGGCGCAGGTGGACGGCCGGTATCTGCCCGGCGGCGAGGACGAGTTCCGCGAGACCCTCGACCGGCTCACCGGGCCGCACGTCGAGTGGGAGTTCCACCACCGCGAGGTCGCCCTGGAGTCACCGGTGGACTCGGCGACGTTCGCCCGGATGCGGGCCGCCGTCGAGGAGTTCGCCCCGGAGGGGCACGTCGTGCCGTACTGCATGTCGGGCGGCACGGACGCCAAGCAGTTCTCGCGCCTGGGCATTACCGGCTACGGCTTCACACCGCTGAAGCTGCCGGAGGGCTACGACTACGGGGCCATGTTCCACGGCGTCGACGAGCGGGTCCCGGTCGAGGCGCTGCACTTCGGAGTGCGGGTACTCGACCGGTTCCTGCGGACGGCCTAG